AAAATGTCAGATGCTCTTTAATACTGTTAGTAGTTGAGGTAAAGCCAGACACTATACTATATGTCAGCCCATGTCTGGGGTTTGTTTGTCCGCTCCCGCACTAAAACACCTTGAGCTTCTCTGTGAAATCACTGGATCCCTTGTCATTGCTGCCTCGCGGAGCATGAAACACATTATCAACTGCTTCAGGAGCAGAACAATCCTGTTGTTAGAATACAGGAGTTGAAGCCCGTATAAGAGATCTGTCCTCCACTCTCCCAGGTTTGTGTATGTGGTCCACTGTCCCGATGGACCGGGTCTAGACAGTCCGATGCTCATCGACTATTCTGGAATTTACTTCAGGCGAGAAGGTTTAGGAGGCAACTACATCGCTGGGGCGTCACCGGTGGAGGTTTGTtcgtctgctgctgttttttaccTTTTAGCGTAATTGGGATTGGATTCTGACATTGTGTTTTATCTCTCCCTATTTGTCTGTGGTGTCGTCAGGCGGAGGAGCCGGACACCAGTAATCTGGAGGTGGACCACCAGTTTTTCGAGGACAAGGTCTGGCCCAGCTTGGCCCATCGTGTTCCTGCTTTTGAGAACCTGAAGGTGCCGTTTAGGAGGCTCTGCCAGCAGTTAAAGCACCCGTAGCTGTAGTTATGTGCGCTGGGATTTGACACAAACCTTTGCTCTCTCGTTGAAGGTGACCGGAGCCTGGGCAGGCTACTACGACTACAACACGCTGGACCAGAACGGCATCATCGGCGTGCACCCTCTCATCACCAACATGTACTTCGCCACAGGCTTCAGCGGCCACGGGCTGCAGCACTCCCCAGCGGTGGGTCGCGCTGTAGCAGAGCTGATCCTCGATGGGAACTTCACAACTCTGGATTTGCAGGAATTCGGCTTCACTCGGATCCTGGATAAGGAGCCCATGCTAGAGAGGAACATCGTGTAGAGGAGGAGGCACTGGACCCAATAGTGACAGTGGAGACAGACAGTTTATGCAAAGATGATGGGCAAATCTGTTGCCCAAACTTTGTTTTAGTTGTGCAGCCACATTGGCAGAGTTTCATAATCTTAGTTACGACAATGTAAAATTCTTTGTAAGTCCAATCTCCGGGGACAAGACGACTGGTTTTCAGGGATGGGATTCCGTGACGCCCATTCTGGTTATGTAACTGCTCAGCACGTTGCCTGCAAACGCTTGcctacattttctgtttttgtggagTATTTGCGATGCCTCGGAAGCAGCCGGTAGAAAACATCTCGTCTAACGACCAAAGCTCCAGCTCCTTATATTCACTCAGGTTCTACGGAATATTAGCagtgaatgaaataaaactttattttatatttgtatgtgttgaaTTGAATGTAAATTTATGATCAACCTCACAAATACATTGACTGATATTATAAAAATGTACACTTTTCATATCCTgatgttaaaaaaatgtttaaacatgtttgtttaaatTTCAATGTATTTTGTGacactgtttttattaaaaacttTTGCAGTGTCTCTGCTAGGATGTTATATTTTAGGTATCCAGCAGTATTGTCTGTGCTTGAATGCACTTGTGTGGGAGCCTTCTGCAAATTTCTGCTTGAGCGTGACGCACTGAATTAAGTTGGATGGTCTTTAAAGACTTGGAGGAGGACTGAGCTGTAACTGCGTGTGTTGTAAAAGCATTGTGCACCAGATGGAGCCATTTCTGTGTTAGTTACGTTTGATATAAATTAATGCACCAGCACAGAGCATTTAGTTGGTCGTCGCATTCGATTCAAGTGGGACAGACAGATAATTTGATTTGAGATGATGGGAGAATCCAAGCTGAAGGAGGGATTTAAGCCGGTTTCATTTGAACAATGTGGGAATTAATGCATTTATTCTAAACGTATCCAGAGACAAGCCTTTTAAATTTGAACATGAAACATGAGTGTGTAGAATAAACCTAAAGCTGATGATTCAAAGCCAGGTTTCTGTAGAGACTGAAAAATGAAAGCTCCTTATTCTGCTACACTGATAGTACTAACGTGTTTCAAGGTGCATGCCTAATGAACTGTAATGTGTTTTGCATCAAGATGAATATATATGATATTAGCTTTGACAAGCTCTGCTTACAAGGTCATGTGGTTGAATACACCAGTATTAAAGCAGTTATCTGTCTATGTCCAgcatagtgagtgtgtgtaaccACTGTGTGTAGCCGTGAGACATAATCTTTATTTAGATTCTGCAGACGATTACAAACCTGCGTTGGCCACGCTAAACATACATTTCGGAAGCCCCCGTCCACCAATCAGCCAcagtcctcctccacagccctcAGAGCTTCGCTTCCTGCAGGAGGATGCAGTGCACCAGCAGAAACCAGAAAAGGCAAGACTGAAAGTCACAGGCAAAACCACACGAGCACGTCGCacaagaagaaagaagaggctCCTCTGAAGATAATCATCATCCACTACTACATCAAGCTGAGACTAACATCAGTGGGATCCAGGTCTCACAAAAAATGCAATCTGCAAAAACAGCAGATAAAATATGGAGTCGAAGTACAGAGATCAGcacaattattaaaaaaatgattaagATTTGATCCACACTATTACTGTACTAACACTAGACTGATGTCAAGTCTCttggaaacacagaggagagatgTGGACCGGAATCTTTTCTGGAATGTAAAACGTTTCCTGTAATGATGATGACGACCATATATCAGGAGTCTGTTGTTATTAAAGTCATCACAGAAGCCTGTCaggctcctgctctgcctctgcctccgaATCAATAAAGCATGGAACACTATCTGCATCTTGAGTCATCCCATCTTTTCATCAGCGTAATGGCATCTGTGTCATTGCTGAGGGGCATCTTATCAGTTCAAGGCCCGTCGCTCGTATTATAGCACAACACGGGAACACGCTCAGCAGATGTGAAAACGGTCTCCATGCAGCCCCGCGGAATTCGGGCCGAGGCACGTCGTCCCTCATTTTCATGTAAATGCGAGGCAGGTTccaggagggggagagggagggggcccGAGGGGGATTTCTTTGCGAGGCCCCAACTCAAATCCCCAAATGTTCTCagggctgaaaacaaaaacagcatggGTGCTCCTTCAATAGATGCACCTTGTGCCTCACACAAAAGCACGGAGGACTTCCTCTCCCACCTTCCCACGGGTGTACAGCACGCGGCCGCAAGCTGCAGCCGCCTCGAACCCAGTGGCGGCGGAGACCCCGGTCTGTGAGAAGAGGAGTGGGCTCTGTCCCCACGAGGGGCCGGCTCCTCTCCTGTCTGCGCCCAGCCAGCGTGCACGGTGGCATGTGGCTGGGATTAGGAAATTTCACTGTGGATTAAAATCTTTCCAACGCCTCCATGGCCACTTGCTGAACGAAGGGCGTTGGGAGCTGCAGCATAACTCCAGCGAGCGGACGGGGCCCATGGTCTCGCTTAGCAGGTACGGTGAAGGGCgactctctctttctttgttttcacgCGGCAAAAGTGCAAAAGAGTGGGATCAGTGGACTGTGAGCGAATATTTGGAGTTCGAGACACCGTTTTTATTGCTAACAAAGTGTGTAAACCGTTCATATTTCTACTCACAGTAGCTGTAAtcatttttatcatttacaGATTGATAGAAATGTACTTCCTCTAGTTTCTCCATTGTGCTGTTATATACACAATAGTGGTTCTATGAATTATGTAACACACTACGACAAGTCAAATGTTGACAGTGTGTCAGAAAAACTCCAGTTGAGGCTCAATAATTCAAACGAAACAACCAGCAGTTCatccagcaacaacagcaagtTCCCACATAGACTAAAATATGCATGAGGATTAGGATTagttagtgtttgtgtgaaactaACAAAGACCTGCTTCATACCTCAAAACTTGACAACATGAATATATGAGATATTTCTTTTGAATGTTTATATCATTCTATGTCCCAAACGAGGAACTGCAGCGGGACACGTGGTCCAATCCCACACATCTAGGCTGGAGTAGATCAGTAATGCAGAGCTGCACTGCACTTGTTCTGGACGCAGATGGTGAACGTTTAGCCCGTTCCCCAGTTTTGCTGGGGCCTAATCCAGATGTCATGCAGCAGTGTGTAttttcagcagcaggtggtggcTCAGTTGGAAGCGAACACACTGGGCACTGATGGGTTTTTAATAATGTGGAGCCCTTACTCCAGTTCTGCTTAGAATCCACCTATTGCTGGTTTTCAGGGTAGTTCCCTCCAGTCAGATGCAGTATTTTCAATATGAGCGCACGCTGACGGTAGAGATGAGCGTCACCCCTGGCCTCTTTTAATGTGGCCCTTCCCCCCCGTCAGCTCCAGGatgttccagctgctccagggCCACATCCAGCCAGCCGGGCACCGGAGCCGCAAGAACCGCCTGGTGAGCAAGGACGGCCGCTGCAACATCGAGTTCGGCAACATCGAGTACGGCGACCACTTGGCCTACGTGCTGGACTTCTGGACCACCTTCGTGGAGATCCGCTGGCgctttgtgctgcttctgtttgtggCTTCGTTCGCAGGCAGCTGGTTCGTCTTCAGCCTGCTGTGGTACTGGATCGCCAAGAGCAACGGGGATCTGGCCGGACAGAACCAAAGGGACGGACACACGCGCTGCATCGACAACGTCAACAGCCTCACCACGGCTTTCCTCTACTCCCTGGAAACCCAGACCACCATCGGCTACGGCGGCAGGGCCCTGACGGGGCACTGCGCCGGCACAGTGGCGCTGATCATCGTCCAGTCTCTAGTGGGCGTCTTCATCAACTGTTTCATGTGCGGCGTTATCTTAGCCAAGATCTCCCTCCCCAAAAAACGGGCCAAGACCGTGACCTTCAGCGACACGGCCGTGATCTGCCTGAAGAAAGGCCGCCTGTGTCTGCTGATCCGGGTCGCCAACCTCCGGAAAACGTTGCTAATCGGGAGCCAGATCTACGGCAAGCTGCTCAGGACGACCAACACCCCCGATGGGGAGACCATCATTCTGGACCAGGTAGACATTGACTTCTTGGTGGACGCGGGCAAGGATAACTTGTTTTTTGTCTGCCCGCTGACCCTCTACCATGTGATTAACAGATCGAGCCCCTTCTATGAGCTGTCAGCCGACACGCTCCCGCAGCAGGACTTCGAGCTGGTGGTCTTCTTGGACGGGACGGCCgagtccaccagctcctcctgtcaGGTCCGAACCTCCTACATCCCGCAGGAGATCCAGTGGGGCTACAGCTTCCTGCCCGTCGTCTCCCGCTCCGAGGTGGGGAAGTATCATGTGGATTTCTCCAACTTTTCCAAGAGCGTCCCGGTCACCACGCCCCACTGCGCCCACTGCTTCGAGACCGACGCGGACCAGCGCAACCACAACAGCCACAGCCAGCAGAAGGTGGGCATTGACAACCTGGGCTTTCAGGCCATCGACATTCACGACTCGGTGGACATCACTAAAATGTGAAGCCCCGTCCTCTGGCTGCAAGTCAGTCAGCGAAGCGCCGCAGTACGGCGCGTCTGCGCACGCTGGTGGAGGAATATTGGTTCAGTGAGCAATGTAATTATCATCACCTCGTTTGCCTTGAACTGTAAAAACGCTGAAAGCCGCCGAAGGGACGCGAGCGAACGCTAAGCCGCTCATCTCCATCGAATCACTGTTGGGACCCTGTCTCGTTAATGTGTGGAAGCTGGAGGAAGAAGGATTGAAGTTTTGACGGGTTGTAGATGAAAGGGGTAAAATACTGGATGGCACAGTGGGTACTTCTTGAGAAGATTAGGTCTTGAGCCTGTTataatgaaaacactgtgtGCTATAAAAGGCTGTGGGAGCAAATAAGAAGTAGCATAAGCCTTTTAAGTTGCCTCATTATTCCTACTAAAACACTAACtgtgtgctgtttttttgtcaCAATGACATCTTGTGTGCCTTGATAATTAGGAAACTGTGAACATAGCTACTAAATGCAGTGATTTAAATTGTGACCGGTCCACATTTTGTAGCTTACACTGTGTAACATCTCAGGGAAAGTAACAACTATAGCTGGAATAAACCCTTTTCCACCATAAACTGTCTCCCTGTATTTTGTTTTCAGAGGTTTGATAGCTTTTAGTATTCATCACAATGAATATGTATAATATGCAAATTatccaaatatttattttagttaatTTGCAGTAGACATTGAGCTTCAttatgtttgacatttttagTCTGTCTGATGTTGCTTGGCACAGGGAAGACAAATATTAATTCAACAAAAAGTGACTGATCAACTAGAAACCTGCGGCAAAAGACCACACAGCAAATCAAACCTACAGCCTCACATCAAACTATCACCTCATGTATAAAATGCACATGCCAGCGTATCTCCGGGGGGCAGCGGGATGGCCAGCGCTTCCCAGTTTGGCTCTGCTCGAACCAGGTGGTAACATGAGATGATGGGTCGCATCTGGTTGTCTTGATAATTGCCCCCAGAGCATTCGTTGGCTCAGTGGAGATGAGCTGATGAAGTGGGACGTCGAGGGCAGAGTTTGACATGAAGCAACAAACGATCCAAGGCACAGGTGATTTCTCCAGAGTCTGTGGAAGTGTGGGAACCCGAAACAGGAAGTGTGGAAGTTGGCGACATTAAGTGGGAGGTCACACAGGAAGtaagattttaaaaataaaagtcagaaaACGGAAATGCCAAAACACTTCTTTTCACAGTTTCAGAACCACTTACTTCTTTCGTAAGTAGGTTTCCATGAAAAGCATTCCACACATGCCATTGAACGCTGTGAGAAGACACTGACAGCTGCTCTGGCCGCTTGAGAGCATCAGACGTAGAGCTGCTACGTTGccttattattaaaataaaattgtttaaaaattCCCAGTAATAATGTGTTCTTAAACCTGTCCCAGTTCTGCCAGGAGACCGTCTTGCCGGGATGTTTGAATAGGTTCAGCCTACAAACTCCTGATGTTCTCGCTTCTCCCCAGTGCCCCTCGCTTTACTGacggcagcagacagcagcaatAAAACAGCATCTGATAGCAGTCGTGTGCTCTCTCTTGTTGGAGTGATGGACCTTGTTATGGCAGCGGGGAGTCAGGTTGGCTCATTTAAGGCCGGCTCCAGTGATTTTTGTCAGCGAGGCAGCGGCTTCTGGAGCGGCTTTGATCCCATTTGGATTTACAGAGGCGAGTTTACTGGGCcacatctgcataacaatgaaagggggggggggggggggggggggggggggggggggggggggggggcacagcgAGTCTGAAGCCGctacaagaaaaacaaaacaaaacaggcgaATAGATATGAGGGTTTTGAGTGGGAAACACAGAGCAGTTTGTTAGTCAGGAGCCGGCTCACTGATAAACACTCGCGGTGGAAACGGAGCAAATGTACAGGTCAGAACGGCGAGCGCTTGGACAGcgacatcaccccccccccccccgctggcTTCTGACACAACGTAATGGAAAGCAAATGAAAGCATCGACCTTCTGTTTCCGTTGGAGCAGGTTCACGCCGGCGCTGGAAAACACGGCGCCCTCGAACGCACCGCGCTCGAACCGCGACCCCAGAGCCGCCCTGGAAGCAGATGATCGGACCCGAACGAGGACCAGCCTGATTGATTGCAGGGAAAATGTATCCAGTAAATGTCACACCTTCCTCCCAGCGTGACATTTAGCGCGCGTCCATCATCATCCTTCAGGTCGGTGATATTTAACACGGCGGCGGCCTTATAAGTAGTGTTTACACCCTGGAGTGTCGATAACACACCTATCGCCACCATCGAGAAAGTGCTGAGGAGGCGGAGTATTGAAAGGTGACAGTGGTGGCTCATATACTGTAAGGCTCCTATGGAGACCTGGTCGCCGCCGCCAGCGCTGGGTcacatgcattcattcattcattcattatttcaGTTCCAACATTAGTGCTTTGTTCCCTTTTTCTACCGAACAGATGAGTGCACACGACATATGGACACACAGTGTTGCTGATGGCGTTACTGTGAATCTCACAGTCTCACTCGACCAGCTGGTCAGATGCCGGCACTAATATTTATCACATTTGTGCTTCTGCGGCGTCTcggccagagagagagagagagacgctgaaTATGTTCCGATGTGAATggtttaaatatttcatgtgaTTGTTGTTCAGCGGCCTCTTACAGGCCAGTTTAAGAGCGTCCCACAGGAAAGCTGAAGGGTGGGGGCATTTTACACTTGAATCTGGGTATTgacccaaaacatacacatCTGTACTGGTTCTGGAGCCACGCTGAGCCGTGAGCTTCCGGTCCAACACGTGCTGGTGCCGAGACCCGTCCAGATTCTGCGCGTTTCTCCTTCACTGCGAGGATTTGGCGTCtccattacccacaatgcatctcAACTCCTCGCAGCCTGAGCGAGTGTCACCTGCGGCCTCCAGCCTCACTACAGAGTCAATTAAACTTTAAAGCTCGTGGTCTTTACAGCCAAGTGACTCGCTCCACATCCACAAAGGATTTGGTTTCCTACAAGCTGCAGTTCAACGTAACACCAGTGGCAAATACTGATGTGTGGCACTGGTTGAGGCTACTTATGTCTCCTTTAATACTCCTATGACCACTTCTTGGCCCTGATCCATGTGTTGGTAACTTTTCCCTACTAAGCTCTTGACGCCTTTCCCTTTTTTATCttgtgctgcctcctccatgTAGCTCGGAGGTATATTTGACTCCTCCTGTGTATTTATAACCTACTTATCTTATTGTGACACACTTCATAACTCACATTTCAATAGCTCTCCAGCATATACATGAGGATTATTTCCAGTACTCAGCAGCgtgttttcttatttatttgtttgtttgtggccaTGGTTGAAAAGATCAAAGATCGAACTCAACAAACTCATGTGACAAATGTTTTCCAGATCGTGTTTGCTGATGTTTTACGcacaataaattacacataTTAAACATATTCAAAGGCAGAGCAATCTTTTTGCAGACAGCACAGATGAGCGTTTGTTCCCAACCTCTTCATAGTCTGTCTGCCAATTTGCCCTTTAACATGAAATAATGAGTTAGTGCATGAAAAACAAGCATTTCAATCACCAACTGTGCCATTTTGTTGGAACTGACAACCTCTTTGACATGCAAATCATTGAGCATGAGAAATTCAatcatttaattatatttttttgttcCACGTCCAAAAACAGTTTACATGTGGCCTCTGGAGTTTATTTAACacttaattaaatttaaacagAGAATTATATTGTTGATCTTagtttcagtttgtttattttgcatTTGACTTCTTGAAAGTTCATTTCTGCAGTTTATTTGACTTCTCCTGTGTATTTCTGACCTACTTTACTCATTATAGAGAGCTCCATAACTCACACTTTAACAACAGGACGTCATCCAAGTTTAGAAGAGGCCCTGGCACTTCTCAGTTTGAGCAGTCAATTGAAAACGCAGGGCACCAGCCACTTCCTGCATGACATGGCTGCAAACGTTAGCTGTAATCAGGTCATGGATTAAAACTAGTTTTAGACTGAGGTGCGTTCTCGTTAACGCTTCTTATtctgccagcagctgctgaacacagcagcacagaggcagaaatCGGTTGACTTGGATATTATTAGCTCGCCTTCACTCACTGCGATGCTGATCAGCTTTGACATCGCTCGTAATCATGCCGTACGAATGCCTGCAGCCACGGCTCCTTCTTCCCAGACACTATGATGCAAATAATATGAATTGCGGGCGTTTGACTCAGAACGTCCGCATTTAATTGAAATTTAAATTCTGAGAGCAACATtcatttatctgttttattACCGTTTGTTAAGAAGGCTGCTGGGAATAAGTccctgattaaaaaaaaaagacacaatatAATCAACTGGACAAACAAAGCCACAGTTGCAGAAACAAGCACTTTACATTTTGAGATAATCCAAACAcataaatgttcaattttacaGGAAAGATCTGGTCTGAATAAAACACCAATCACTTGTGTTAAAGGTGTATTCAGAAATTACTGTTAAAAATTAAATCAGGCAACACTTTATGTCATGGCTCCTGCTTTTCCCCACTAATTTCCTGATAACCTTTGTCATCATTTTCTTGaagataaaaaatgaaattttTAATTACTTAATTCCATGAACTCAGTGTAAACGCAACAGAAGGTGCTATACCGACTTTATAGGTCGGCCTCAGTGAACGAGGTAGAGACACACTAGTCTTATTTTAAAGTGATGCTCCTGTAggtgtatgaaaaaaaaatacatattattCATGTACTGTGGGACTGTTTGTTGCTCTAAAGTTTTTCAGTAGTACTAATAAATTTAATGAACCTTTACACATATGCACACAAgttcttttctttgtaattatgACAAAGGTTAACTAGTAAatcaggaggaaaaacaggttTAGTACAATAAAATGCTTCCATAAATCTCACCTCAAGCTGTAACAGTAACATCACAACTTTCAGGCGGTCAAATCTGGCCGTTACAATGGGAAGCGTGTGGTGATTCGGTGACACAGTTACGGTCAGAAGCACCGATAACAAAGCCTGGGGGTTGTATGGTCATGGTGGGCAGAGGTCAGCGCTGGTAGTCCGGCTGTTTCCAGGCTACGCAGCCAGAATTAATTACCTGTCCACCACCCGACCAGTGTAAAACCTCCCTCATCTAAATTTGGCTGAGCAATGAACAACAATTTCAAAAGGTCAAAGTTCCATCAAATTAAACTCTAGACCGACGCAGGAAGAGGAGTGATGTCAATGTGCAACTGCCTGATACacataaacaggaagcagcgtttGTGTGACTGCGTCTTCGGGCTGAATGTGGATGACGACATGAGCTCCGTGGGAGAGCCCCCGGGTCCATCTGCACTACAGCtcaagcagcagcattttctttTCCTCTAAAGACCCTGAGTGGAGACAGAACTGCATGTTTGGTTGAAGCCAGTGCCCAGTTACGTCTCAAGTTGAACCAATCCCTGCAACTTAAAGGCGAAGTGACAGCTGGTTGGTGGAAGTtggactgaaaaaaaaaatggcttCGAATAATCTCTGGGCGTTGCAATGTATTTAATGCTGATTTTGTGAAAGAACATTTTCAGAGTTGCTTTCTGTAACTGGGCACTGTCCTGCGAAAAGGCATTTTCATGTGTTCTGTCAAGCCATAGTAAGCATGCACTTATGAGTTATTGATGAGAAAAACGTATGTTCCATCACATCCTACAATCCAACGCGTTTCCCTTTAAATGCTAAAGGAAGGATAATGAGAAAAAAGGAGAGTGAAATGAGCAGTAAACCTCCTAAACCTCCTTCCGTCCGACTGTGGGCTTGCAGAGCGCTGGTATTCTCACAGAGATTAATTCCCCTCACTCCGCATCTCAGTTTCAGGGCGAAATAAAACACTGGCTCGCTTTGAAAGGAGAAGCCGCTCTTCATTTATCACGGTAAACAAGAAGCTTTGAAGTCAGCCATTTAAAATAGGatttacatgaataaataaatcgcCCGCTGATGTGCGAGCGGCAACACTTCATGAGAAGCACAGGAAGGCAGAAGGCTGA
This Betta splendens chromosome 14, fBetSpl5.4, whole genome shotgun sequence DNA region includes the following protein-coding sequences:
- the kcnj1b gene encoding ATP-sensitive inward rectifier potassium channel 1b — encoded protein: MHLVPHTKARRTSSPTFPRVYSTRPQAAAASNPVAAETPVCEKRSGLCPHEGPAPLLSAPSQRARWHVAGIRKFHCGLKSFQRLHGHLLNEGRWELQHNSSERTGPMVSLSSSRMFQLLQGHIQPAGHRSRKNRLVSKDGRCNIEFGNIEYGDHLAYVLDFWTTFVEIRWRFVLLLFVASFAGSWFVFSLLWYWIAKSNGDLAGQNQRDGHTRCIDNVNSLTTAFLYSLETQTTIGYGGRALTGHCAGTVALIIVQSLVGVFINCFMCGVILAKISLPKKRAKTVTFSDTAVICLKKGRLCLLIRVANLRKTLLIGSQIYGKLLRTTNTPDGETIILDQVDIDFLVDAGKDNLFFVCPLTLYHVINRSSPFYELSADTLPQQDFELVVFLDGTAESTSSSCQVRTSYIPQEIQWGYSFLPVVSRSEVGKYHVDFSNFSKSVPVTTPHCAHCFETDADQRNHNSHSQQKVGIDNLGFQAIDIHDSVDITKM